One part of the Mariniblastus fucicola genome encodes these proteins:
- a CDS encoding BlaI/MecI/CopY family transcriptional regulator, translated as MVDRRPLSKGEMEIARALWAIGPATVREIHEYLSESKPIDFSTVQTYLRRIESKGYASSKLKGRVRTYSSKTKPGTVIRETVDDLVDRLFGGEAMPLVRHLVEDRGIDAEQLAELRELIDRLEKGDKNK; from the coding sequence GTGGTTGATCGAAGACCATTATCCAAAGGCGAAATGGAAATCGCGCGTGCTCTGTGGGCCATTGGGCCCGCCACCGTTCGTGAAATTCACGAATATCTATCTGAGAGCAAACCAATCGATTTCTCGACGGTGCAAACCTATCTTCGCCGCATCGAATCGAAGGGCTATGCCAGTTCGAAACTAAAAGGTCGTGTTCGGACTTATTCTTCAAAGACGAAGCCCGGAACGGTGATTCGCGAAACGGTTGACGATCTGGTCGACCGTCTTTTTGGTGGCGAGGCAATGCCATTGGTTCGGCATCTGGTCGAAGATCGTGGCATCGATGCTGAGCAACTGGCGGAATTGCGTGAACTGATTGATCGACTCGAGAAGGGCGATAAGAATAAATGA
- the rpsR gene encoding 30S ribosomal protein S18 has protein sequence MAFQKRRNTRRKPKLKTKTVRKDPLFVDGERPRPTYVDYKDVELLKKLTNRHGKIVGRRKTGCTAISQHAVTASIKRARFMALMPYKGD, from the coding sequence TTGGCATTCCAAAAACGAAGAAACACACGTCGCAAACCGAAACTCAAGACGAAAACAGTTCGCAAGGATCCTCTTTTCGTGGACGGCGAACGCCCGCGTCCGACTTACGTGGACTACAAAGACGTTGAGCTGTTGAAAAAGCTGACGAATCGCCACGGAAAAATTGTCGGCCGTCGTAAGACTGGCTGCACCGCAATCAGCCAACATGCCGTTACCGCGTCGATCAAGCGAGCTCGCTTCATGGCGTTGATGCCATACAAAGGCGACTGA
- a CDS encoding DMT family transporter, whose product MAWLILIVAGLFEIGWAIGLKYSDGFTKPIASIWTIAAMVISMTLLGIALRTLPVGTAYGVWVGIGTVGTVAFGIALFGEPASFSRLFFVMLIIVGIMGLKFTTQSNPDAVRDNVELRRSNNSSQE is encoded by the coding sequence ATGGCATGGTTGATATTGATCGTAGCGGGCCTGTTTGAAATTGGATGGGCGATTGGCCTGAAGTACTCAGACGGTTTCACAAAACCGATCGCCTCGATTTGGACCATTGCGGCGATGGTCATCAGCATGACGCTGCTAGGCATCGCACTTCGAACGCTGCCTGTGGGGACGGCCTACGGAGTGTGGGTTGGAATCGGAACGGTGGGCACGGTTGCTTTTGGGATCGCATTGTTTGGCGAACCCGCCAGTTTTTCGCGACTGTTCTTTGTCATGCTGATCATTGTTGGCATCATGGGGCTCAAGTTCACAACGCAGAGCAACCCGGACGCGGTCAGAGATAACGTTGAATTGCGCCGAAGCAATAACAGCTCCCAGGAATAG
- a CDS encoding bile acid:sodium symporter family protein, translating into MFKKHWFLFGLMVMLSVGMGFAPALEPLSKISALKWGIVATTMFLMVWKFSFGDITDVLRRPQAALLAAAINTILMPLAIWPFSNLVGPEIGAGMIVAFAAPCTLVSAAVWTRRAGGDDRVAILVTLITNLLCFVSSPFWVWLQVGGQSDTAVSFSDTVVKLLMFVVTPIAIAQLVRMHSRSAKWASENKKQLGIASQFGLLSIVFLGSIPSGIRLRESDSNFPLAELAIGIACLLLVHVIVLYVGRHIAKVCGMSREEQIAVAFSGSQKTLMIGLSIAVGLQISILPLLAFHSLQLVIDTVIADRMVATKSGVNSEQAASGTHQATGR; encoded by the coding sequence ATGTTCAAAAAGCACTGGTTTCTGTTCGGTTTGATGGTGATGCTGAGCGTCGGCATGGGGTTTGCGCCTGCGCTGGAGCCGCTTTCAAAGATCTCGGCCCTCAAATGGGGCATCGTGGCGACGACAATGTTTCTGATGGTCTGGAAGTTTTCTTTCGGTGACATCACTGATGTGTTGCGCCGCCCCCAGGCAGCTTTGCTCGCCGCGGCCATCAATACGATTCTGATGCCGCTCGCGATCTGGCCGTTCAGCAATCTGGTCGGCCCCGAAATCGGCGCCGGAATGATTGTGGCTTTTGCGGCGCCTTGCACGCTGGTTTCGGCCGCAGTGTGGACTCGCCGAGCCGGCGGAGACGATCGCGTCGCGATTCTGGTGACCTTGATCACCAACTTGCTGTGTTTTGTCTCATCGCCGTTTTGGGTCTGGTTGCAGGTCGGCGGACAGAGTGACACGGCGGTCAGTTTCAGCGACACGGTGGTCAAGCTGCTGATGTTTGTCGTCACTCCAATCGCGATCGCTCAACTGGTTCGAATGCATTCACGATCAGCGAAATGGGCTTCTGAGAACAAAAAGCAGCTGGGCATCGCGTCCCAGTTCGGGCTGCTGTCGATCGTTTTTCTGGGCTCGATTCCGTCAGGCATTCGGTTGCGTGAAAGCGACAGCAACTTTCCGCTTGCCGAGCTGGCGATTGGCATCGCGTGCTTGCTGCTGGTCCACGTCATTGTCCTGTATGTCGGACGCCATATCGCCAAAGTCTGCGGTATGAGCCGCGAGGAACAGATCGCAGTTGCGTTCTCCGGTAGCCAAAAAACGCTTATGATCGGGCTTTCAATCGCAGTTGGGTTACAGATCTCGATTCTGCCACTGCTCGCATTTCACTCACTTCAACTGGTAATCGACACGGTAATCGCTGATCGCATGGTCGCGACAAAATCCGGCGTGAATTCCGAACAAGCCGCGAGTGGCACGCATCAGGCGACCGGCCGCTAA
- the trxA gene encoding thioredoxin, whose product MAAEFSGENFEAEVINSAKVALVDFYSDGCPPCRALAPLIDELSDELGDTATVGKVNVGNDMDLAMKYGISVVPTILVFKAGEVVERKTGALPKDQLQALIEQHA is encoded by the coding sequence ATGGCTGCAGAATTTAGTGGCGAAAACTTTGAGGCGGAAGTTATCAATTCCGCGAAGGTTGCCTTGGTTGATTTCTATTCTGATGGCTGCCCACCGTGCCGTGCACTGGCGCCGCTGATTGATGAACTGTCTGATGAGCTTGGCGATACCGCTACCGTCGGTAAGGTCAATGTTGGCAACGATATGGATTTGGCGATGAAGTACGGGATTTCCGTCGTGCCAACCATTCTGGTCTTCAAAGCCGGTGAAGTGGTTGAGCGAAAGACAGGAGCACTGCCCAAGGATCAACTCCAGGCACTGATCGAACAACACGCGTAA
- a CDS encoding PVC-type heme-binding CxxCH protein produces MLPFAWLVLASFAYAQDASEAYQPLVYHDAESTGIGAGKHIVFLAGDHEYRSEETCPAIARLMAKHFGFKCTVLFNLDSEGYIEPGNNNMPGLEALKTADLAFVFLRFQDFPDDQMQHFVDYLDRGGPVVGLRTSTHAFQIPKDKKFARFDTNYEGKEFEKGFGRQILGETWVSHYGKNHKMSTRHIILDSAKDHPIMRGVTDPWGQAGGYWADPMPDSVVLTHAQPLESMEKDAEPAEGKKPCPGVWTRTYKSKSGTEGRVFTTTSGCSEDILDDDFRRMIVNGAIWAVGLEDKITADAEMSLVGPYHPTTFSNLGYRLDVKPQDMAGWDTPIMDPEKPIQPAVKWGQPRPKRDRSKKNVEQGESSGVLQLKKGDHICLVGNALGERMQHHNWWETALHSQFPEMNLAVRNLCFPGDEPQERIRSLNFGSPDDHLSNANVILYFFGFNESFDGKDGVESFVSDIGKLIEETKAKRYDESKDEAPRIVFVSPIAFENTGNPNLPDGTEQNKNIELYVDALKSICGQHDVGFADVFNPTKALFEKTDAQLTLNGAHLNDAGYTAFAPILMTALFGESNAKVSFDDSIKSVVDDKNFHWWHRYRAVNGFSIYGIRGGAGQDGSGKFNNRMVMERERAILDQMTANRDERIWALARGERFKGPVSDDNTLPFYEPTTNVGIPDDPNAKRGKLGTLKYLTAEEQLEKFELAPGYEINLVASEEQFPELANPVAINFDNKGRLWVATMASYPHWKPKSKLDDKILILEDNDADGKADNCKVFADGLHQPTGFEIGDGGAYIAQQPDVLFMKDTDGDDKADHSERRLVGFDSADSHHGIAAFQWGPGGTLYFQEGTFKFSQVESPYGLSRLGEAGIWKYDTRTEKFGVHTSFTFSNPWGHIFDRWGQDFIGDASGGLSYWAAPISGHIEYPLKHPGGSHDRRVQKEVGKPKGYRFKTLYKKRIRPLAGCEIVSSSHFPDDVQGNWLVTNCIGERTVLNHKIEEKESGFWGTEAPAIVSCTDGNFRPVDVEFAPDGSLYIVDWHNALIGHLQHNLRDPSRDHSHGRIWRVTYPDRPLVKPAKIAGEPIPALLELLKVYEDRTRNRAKRELAQRDSDEVIAAVADWVKGLDATDPEFEHRQLEALWVHQMHNRINEDLLDKVLSSKDHRARAAGVRVLSFWLDQIEKPLERLKNMIGDEHPRVRLESVRALSFLEPGDDAIEVALEVLNHEMDYYLEYTLDETMRVLEQ; encoded by the coding sequence GTGCTCCCATTTGCCTGGCTTGTGCTGGCAAGTTTTGCGTACGCTCAGGACGCGAGCGAAGCCTATCAGCCGCTGGTCTACCACGATGCGGAATCCACGGGCATCGGAGCTGGAAAGCACATCGTCTTCCTCGCTGGCGACCACGAGTATCGCAGTGAGGAGACCTGCCCGGCGATCGCGCGGCTGATGGCGAAGCACTTTGGGTTTAAGTGCACCGTTCTGTTCAACCTGGATTCGGAAGGCTACATCGAGCCCGGCAACAACAATATGCCGGGGCTGGAAGCACTCAAAACGGCGGACTTGGCTTTCGTCTTCCTACGTTTCCAGGATTTTCCGGACGACCAGATGCAGCACTTCGTCGACTACCTTGATCGCGGCGGCCCCGTCGTTGGACTGCGAACGTCAACGCACGCGTTCCAGATCCCGAAAGACAAAAAGTTCGCTCGCTTCGACACCAACTACGAAGGCAAGGAATTCGAAAAAGGTTTCGGCCGTCAGATCCTTGGCGAAACGTGGGTCAGTCACTACGGCAAGAACCACAAGATGTCGACGCGGCACATCATTTTGGATTCTGCCAAAGACCATCCGATCATGCGTGGCGTCACCGATCCGTGGGGACAGGCCGGTGGCTATTGGGCCGATCCGATGCCCGACAGCGTTGTGCTGACTCATGCTCAACCGCTGGAGTCGATGGAGAAAGATGCCGAGCCCGCCGAAGGCAAGAAGCCTTGCCCCGGAGTTTGGACTCGGACTTACAAAAGCAAATCCGGCACCGAAGGCCGCGTCTTCACCACGACTTCAGGTTGCTCCGAAGACATCCTTGATGATGACTTTCGTCGCATGATCGTCAACGGTGCTATCTGGGCAGTTGGGCTGGAAGACAAAATTACGGCCGACGCGGAAATGAGCCTGGTCGGTCCTTACCATCCGACGACGTTCAGCAATCTCGGCTATCGTTTGGACGTCAAGCCGCAGGACATGGCGGGTTGGGACACGCCGATCATGGATCCTGAAAAACCGATTCAGCCTGCGGTGAAATGGGGACAGCCGCGACCGAAACGCGACCGAAGCAAAAAGAATGTTGAGCAGGGTGAAAGTTCAGGTGTCCTGCAGCTTAAAAAAGGAGACCACATCTGCCTGGTCGGCAACGCTCTGGGCGAGCGGATGCAGCATCACAACTGGTGGGAGACGGCACTGCACAGTCAGTTTCCCGAAATGAACCTGGCTGTTCGCAACCTGTGCTTTCCTGGCGACGAACCTCAAGAGCGAATTCGTTCGCTGAATTTCGGTTCGCCGGATGATCATCTCAGCAACGCCAACGTCATTTTGTACTTCTTTGGCTTCAACGAATCCTTCGACGGCAAGGATGGAGTCGAGTCGTTTGTTTCCGACATCGGCAAGCTGATCGAAGAAACCAAAGCCAAACGCTACGACGAATCGAAAGACGAAGCGCCGCGAATCGTTTTCGTATCGCCGATCGCGTTCGAAAACACGGGCAATCCAAACTTGCCCGACGGGACGGAACAGAACAAAAACATCGAGCTTTATGTTGACGCGTTGAAGTCGATTTGCGGTCAGCACGATGTTGGTTTTGCGGACGTTTTCAATCCAACGAAAGCTTTGTTTGAGAAGACCGATGCACAATTGACGCTCAATGGAGCTCACCTGAACGACGCCGGCTACACAGCCTTCGCCCCGATTTTGATGACGGCTCTGTTTGGAGAATCGAACGCGAAAGTCAGTTTTGACGATTCGATCAAATCCGTTGTCGACGACAAAAATTTTCACTGGTGGCATCGCTATCGCGCGGTCAACGGGTTCTCAATCTACGGTATCCGCGGTGGCGCCGGGCAGGACGGTTCCGGAAAATTCAACAATCGGATGGTGATGGAACGCGAACGTGCGATCCTTGATCAAATGACGGCAAATCGCGACGAGCGCATTTGGGCTTTGGCTCGCGGCGAACGATTTAAGGGCCCCGTTTCTGACGACAACACCCTACCTTTCTACGAGCCGACGACGAACGTTGGTATTCCTGATGATCCAAACGCAAAACGCGGCAAGCTTGGAACGCTGAAATATTTGACGGCTGAAGAGCAGCTGGAAAAATTCGAGCTTGCTCCCGGCTATGAGATCAATCTGGTGGCTTCCGAAGAACAGTTTCCGGAACTCGCCAATCCGGTGGCGATCAACTTTGACAACAAAGGACGCCTGTGGGTGGCGACGATGGCCAGCTACCCGCATTGGAAACCGAAATCGAAACTCGATGACAAAATTCTGATCCTCGAAGACAACGACGCCGACGGCAAAGCGGACAACTGCAAAGTGTTCGCCGACGGTTTGCATCAACCAACTGGTTTCGAAATCGGCGACGGCGGAGCCTACATCGCTCAACAGCCAGACGTGCTGTTCATGAAAGACACCGACGGGGATGACAAAGCCGATCACAGCGAGCGACGTTTGGTCGGTTTCGATTCGGCGGACTCGCATCATGGAATCGCTGCGTTCCAATGGGGACCCGGTGGCACACTGTACTTTCAAGAGGGCACGTTCAAGTTCTCGCAAGTCGAAAGCCCGTACGGTTTGTCGCGACTTGGTGAAGCCGGGATCTGGAAGTACGACACGCGGACTGAAAAATTCGGCGTGCATACTTCGTTTACATTTTCGAATCCATGGGGACACATCTTTGATCGCTGGGGGCAGGATTTTATCGGTGACGCTTCCGGCGGTTTGAGCTATTGGGCGGCGCCTATTAGCGGGCACATCGAGTACCCCTTAAAACATCCCGGCGGTTCTCACGATCGTCGAGTTCAGAAAGAAGTCGGCAAACCGAAAGGTTATCGCTTCAAGACGCTGTACAAGAAACGCATCCGTCCGTTGGCGGGTTGCGAGATCGTTTCCAGCAGTCATTTTCCCGACGACGTGCAAGGCAACTGGCTGGTGACGAATTGCATCGGCGAGCGAACGGTGCTGAATCATAAAATCGAAGAGAAAGAATCCGGGTTCTGGGGCACCGAAGCTCCGGCGATCGTGTCCTGCACCGACGGAAACTTTCGACCGGTCGACGTTGAGTTTGCCCCGGACGGTTCGCTGTACATCGTGGATTGGCACAACGCTTTGATCGGTCACCTGCAGCACAACCTTCGTGACCCAAGCCGCGATCACAGTCACGGACGTATCTGGCGGGTCACCTACCCGGATCGTCCGTTGGTGAAGCCTGCGAAGATCGCGGGTGAGCCGATTCCGGCGCTGCTGGAGTTGTTGAAAGTTTACGAAGACCGCACACGGAACCGTGCCAAACGTGAACTTGCCCAACGCGATTCCGATGAAGTCATCGCTGCGGTCGCAGATTGGGTGAAAGGGCTCGATGCGACCGATCCGGAGTTTGAGCACCGTCAATTGGAAGCTCTTTGGGTTCACCAAATGCACAACCGCATCAATGAGGACTTGCTTGATAAAGTCCTGTCCTCGAAAGACCATCGGGCTCGTGCCGCAGGTGTTCGCGTGCTGTCGTTCTGGCTTGACCAGATCGAGAAACCGCTAGAGCGTTTGAAGAACATGATCGGCGATGAGCATCCTCGCGTGCGACTGGAGTCAGTGCGGGCGCTGAGCTTTTTGGAGCCCGGCGACGACGCAATCGAAGTCGCTCTTGAAGTGTTGAATCACGAGATGGATTACTATCTCGAATACACGCTCGACGAAACGATGCGAGTTCTGGAGCAGTAG
- a CDS encoding prepilin peptidase — protein sequence MPPQLLIQILLLAVLGALTGSLINWAIYRWAITRYLPVSPFMKRVPDQLREQHPDYVAENRLDEVQPRAALDFVPIVGWFRLRRDASVFGKACWLRPLLIELTWMIGLPLFFLWQHNGGLIGFDPAVGLTPADADQFASLANGWFWLHSILIALMFIATFIDFDEQMIPDQVTVPGTLVALIASAIFINVRLPLTVPTPAALRSLSSIDFASPDVPGAWVTSTTGLLACVAIFVIWVLALLPKIYPPREFGLGHWGSLKIMLASTFRPRRKNECELRVRPRTTSLMTRIYLLMLFVGVILLPIAWFSWLGMAAKISLVSSFIGLGVAGGLIWGIRIVGGVALGQEAMGFGDVTLMCMIGAFLGWQASMAGFVYSIFFAVVLAIILFVMTKKSYLAFGPYLCMGSLLAMFRWPSVWSDFEHIFWMGPWLLAAFGGSLVLMAILLPLVRWLKESLLGVDLNADETA from the coding sequence ATGCCGCCTCAGCTCCTGATCCAGATTCTCTTGCTTGCAGTTTTGGGGGCGTTGACCGGTTCGCTGATCAACTGGGCGATTTACCGATGGGCAATCACGCGTTATTTGCCAGTCAGCCCGTTTATGAAACGGGTGCCGGACCAATTGCGTGAACAGCATCCGGACTATGTCGCGGAGAACCGACTGGATGAAGTACAGCCGCGAGCGGCGTTGGATTTCGTTCCGATCGTCGGCTGGTTCCGGCTTCGTCGCGATGCCAGCGTTTTTGGAAAAGCCTGCTGGCTTCGTCCACTGCTAATCGAACTAACCTGGATGATTGGCCTACCGCTGTTTTTCCTTTGGCAGCACAACGGCGGACTGATCGGATTCGACCCGGCGGTTGGTTTGACCCCGGCTGATGCAGACCAATTTGCTTCGCTGGCCAACGGGTGGTTTTGGTTGCATTCGATTTTGATCGCGCTGATGTTCATCGCAACCTTCATTGATTTCGACGAACAGATGATTCCTGACCAGGTAACAGTTCCGGGAACGCTTGTCGCCTTGATCGCCTCCGCGATTTTCATAAACGTTCGCTTGCCACTGACGGTACCAACGCCAGCAGCATTGCGCTCACTCAGCAGCATTGACTTTGCTTCGCCGGATGTGCCCGGAGCGTGGGTCACCAGCACGACCGGCCTGTTAGCCTGTGTGGCGATATTCGTGATCTGGGTTTTGGCTTTGCTTCCAAAGATCTATCCGCCGCGTGAGTTCGGTTTGGGGCATTGGGGCTCGCTGAAGATCATGCTGGCCTCCACCTTTCGGCCGAGACGTAAAAACGAGTGTGAGCTTCGTGTCAGACCGCGGACCACGTCGTTGATGACCCGGATTTATCTGCTGATGCTGTTCGTTGGCGTGATCCTGCTTCCGATCGCCTGGTTTTCCTGGCTGGGGATGGCCGCAAAAATCAGCCTGGTTTCTTCTTTTATTGGCTTGGGAGTCGCTGGTGGTCTGATTTGGGGCATCCGCATCGTCGGTGGCGTGGCGCTTGGTCAGGAAGCAATGGGTTTTGGCGACGTGACGCTTATGTGCATGATCGGAGCGTTTCTTGGCTGGCAGGCGTCGATGGCGGGGTTCGTGTATTCGATCTTCTTTGCGGTGGTGCTGGCGATAATTTTGTTCGTGATGACCAAGAAGAGCTATCTGGCGTTTGGCCCGTATTTGTGCATGGGCTCGTTACTCGCAATGTTCCGCTGGCCATCGGTCTGGAGCGATTTTGAGCACATTTTCTGGATGGGGCCGTGGCTGCTGGCGGCGTTCGGTGGCTCTTTGGTGCTGATGGCGATTCTGCTGCCCTTGGTTCGGTGGCTGAAGGAGAGCCTGCTGGGGGTGGACCTGAATGCGGACGAAACGGCCTAG
- a CDS encoding redoxin domain-containing protein yields the protein MKFALSLIVAIAACSSLHANNNHNHSHTVSASPAALPSWNLAGANRKIISSDQFSGRPYVMVLHLGKGCLHCAEQLQAFGNRSSSFRDIGVEVIGVSTDDSETLTQQLADLGGTFALENLCSDHELNLFRQTGAFDKATNKPLHGTILVDAAGRVRWSSIGDHPFMKIDQLLAEASLVSTGATTTQEDDNPDRPKIFLDKPARVVAYQLKRLDNERLLMVSRKTDDKKYAPVWSAILTRDGMDRQYRKESLAALVKLNESDSATELIAALDAMKSSSDSEKESSRELANMLLRLDAEKLKAAADQLVESTSSGNTVLATASFAALATAGLSDKAISTSQIDADHTIHWLNSIGMIRDRDTRNGFREQVVSKIGSADDIAIRQAALSAMKHFSTDQAETWSLVASKVKDGKLRDAAIKTLLALPMESANAQQATKLVERLLKRAEAMPAAKRTGEKALLAMELVDELLATMDDDSAAAFRDRMSKVSVRVVRIKTVKEEMRYDVPYFAAQAGRPIQIVLQNEDLMPHNLLVCQPGKLKQVAADGLRAGPTGGKDGKQYVPKTNDVLFATDMVQAHQQERLTFTVPTKPGAYPFVCTFPQHWSRMYGVMVVVDDLAAWEKNPIKPEDPIGNTRQLVKNWTIDDFKAELEMDLSEHSIEAGKRIFTEATCAQCHRLGEFGGAGANVGPALDELYKRWEFERGAALKQVFDPSSHIDPQYKMFIVATDDGQTRSGLIVSQDDESIELLESGSVSETTKILKDEVEEMAESKKSIMPKALLDNFSKEEILDLVHYLESNQK from the coding sequence ATGAAGTTTGCTCTTTCACTCATCGTTGCGATCGCGGCTTGCAGTTCGCTTCACGCCAACAATAATCACAACCATTCTCACACGGTTTCGGCGTCCCCCGCTGCCCTGCCCTCGTGGAATCTCGCAGGCGCAAACCGAAAAATAATTTCCAGCGATCAGTTTTCCGGACGGCCCTACGTGATGGTTCTGCATCTCGGCAAAGGCTGTCTGCACTGCGCCGAACAACTGCAGGCTTTTGGGAACCGTTCGAGTTCGTTTCGCGATATCGGCGTCGAAGTTATCGGCGTCAGCACAGACGATTCGGAAACGTTGACTCAGCAGCTTGCAGATCTGGGCGGAACGTTTGCGCTTGAGAATCTCTGTTCGGATCACGAACTGAATCTGTTTCGCCAAACAGGTGCCTTCGACAAAGCCACCAACAAACCATTGCATGGCACGATCCTTGTCGATGCCGCTGGCCGGGTCCGCTGGTCGAGCATTGGCGATCATCCTTTCATGAAGATCGATCAACTGCTCGCCGAAGCATCCCTCGTCAGCACCGGAGCCACGACGACTCAGGAAGACGACAATCCGGATCGCCCGAAGATCTTTCTGGACAAACCTGCTCGCGTCGTCGCCTATCAGCTTAAGCGTCTCGACAACGAGCGACTGTTGATGGTCAGCCGCAAGACCGACGACAAAAAATACGCGCCCGTCTGGTCAGCGATTTTGACTCGAGATGGTATGGATCGTCAGTATCGCAAGGAATCGCTTGCGGCTTTGGTGAAGCTGAATGAATCGGACTCGGCAACGGAACTGATTGCCGCCCTCGATGCGATGAAATCGAGCTCGGATTCCGAAAAGGAAAGCTCTCGCGAGTTGGCCAATATGTTGTTGCGGCTGGACGCGGAAAAGCTCAAAGCTGCTGCCGATCAACTGGTCGAATCGACCTCCTCCGGCAATACGGTTCTGGCCACGGCCAGCTTCGCGGCACTCGCCACAGCAGGTCTTTCGGACAAAGCGATTTCGACCAGCCAAATCGATGCTGACCACACGATTCACTGGTTGAACTCGATCGGCATGATTCGCGATCGCGACACTCGAAACGGATTTCGTGAGCAAGTTGTCTCGAAAATCGGCAGCGCCGACGACATCGCAATTCGCCAAGCCGCCCTTTCGGCGATGAAGCATTTTTCTACCGATCAAGCCGAAACATGGTCGCTGGTTGCGTCGAAAGTCAAGGATGGCAAACTCCGCGACGCCGCGATCAAAACGTTGCTGGCGTTGCCGATGGAGTCTGCGAATGCACAGCAGGCGACGAAGCTGGTGGAAAGATTGCTCAAACGAGCCGAAGCCATGCCGGCCGCGAAACGAACTGGTGAGAAAGCGCTCCTGGCGATGGAGTTGGTTGACGAGCTCTTGGCCACGATGGATGACGATTCGGCTGCCGCTTTCCGCGACCGGATGAGCAAAGTTTCCGTTCGTGTTGTTCGCATCAAAACCGTGAAGGAAGAGATGCGTTATGACGTGCCTTACTTCGCAGCTCAGGCCGGCCGTCCGATTCAAATCGTTTTGCAAAATGAAGACCTGATGCCTCACAACTTGCTGGTTTGCCAGCCGGGAAAACTGAAACAGGTTGCGGCTGATGGACTCAGGGCCGGACCGACCGGTGGCAAAGACGGCAAGCAGTACGTTCCGAAAACGAATGACGTGCTGTTCGCCACCGACATGGTTCAGGCTCACCAACAGGAACGGCTGACTTTCACCGTACCGACAAAACCGGGGGCCTACCCTTTCGTTTGCACTTTCCCGCAGCACTGGTCGCGCATGTACGGTGTGATGGTCGTGGTCGATGATTTGGCGGCATGGGAAAAGAACCCAATCAAGCCCGAAGATCCGATCGGCAACACTCGTCAGCTGGTCAAGAACTGGACGATTGATGACTTCAAAGCCGAACTGGAGATGGATCTGAGCGAGCATTCAATCGAAGCCGGCAAACGAATTTTCACAGAGGCGACTTGCGCTCAGTGTCATCGGCTTGGCGAATTCGGCGGGGCCGGAGCCAACGTTGGTCCTGCGCTCGACGAGCTTTACAAGCGATGGGAGTTCGAACGTGGTGCAGCGTTGAAGCAGGTCTTTGATCCGTCCAGCCACATTGATCCGCAATACAAAATGTTCATCGTCGCGACCGATGACGGGCAAACTCGTAGCGGATTGATCGTCAGCCAGGACGACGAAAGCATCGAGCTTCTTGAGAGCGGTTCGGTTTCCGAAACGACGAAGATTCTGAAGGACGAAGTTGAAGAAATGGCCGAATCGAAAAAATCGATCATGCCAAAAGCCTTGCTGGACAATTTCAGCAAGGAAGAGATTCTGGATCTGGTGCACTACCTTGAGTCGAATCAAAAGTAG